In Zea mays cultivar B73 chromosome 7, Zm-B73-REFERENCE-NAM-5.0, whole genome shotgun sequence, the following proteins share a genomic window:
- the LOC103631993 gene encoding FRIGIDA-like protein 4a, giving the protein MASPAAAAAAAPPPAAKEKEKDAEEAPVTGDMVSAGFAELERQQQLLATCTRLYQQLSDHFGSLERGLAARSDALRVRRRAFDARTHRALDSLHRREASIDASVSRALDHLHSISASASAAAAASSKAPATSDSDSEGLAESLRALCARMDSAAFLGFVVARRKEADALRAEMPPALKLCVDPAKFVMDAVADVFPVDRREVRNPADLAWACVLILEAAVPALADTDPDIGPARPLVPRAARDRARGMARDWKEAAEKKGGVEGAKPPDAHAFLQLVATFAVAEREDRPLYRRIVVSFSWRRQMPRLALTLGLEEQMADIIEELIAKRQQLDAVNFAYEAGLQEKFPPVPLLKSYLEDSKKTSTAASDNSSTSSGQSGSNVNKKEQSALRAVIKCVEDRKLEAEFPLEGLRKQLEELEKAKTEKKKAASSATSGGSGGPATKRIRASTGGPMPPAKAGRLTNNACVSSLPAPTTLTQSPSHASYANTSPSRTSYANTSPSHASYATVSPTHASYATPSPPHASYATASPYPYDRPVGHGVYCTRSPPVIREPYVYPAEEVATVNVGIPMAYSTPPMSYPAAPYGGYGNGMPAYTNGMAPAFHQAYYR; this is encoded by the exons ATGGCCTCGCCagctgcagcggcggcggcggcgccaccGCCGGCCGCCAAGGAGAAGGAGAAGGACGCGGAGGAGGCACCGGTCACGGGGGACATGGTCAGCGCCGGCTTCGCAGAGCTCGAGCGCCAGCAGCAGCTGCTGGCCACCTGCACGCGCCTCTACCAGCAGCTGTCCGACCACTTCGGCTCGCTCGAGCGGGGGCTCGCGGCGCGCTCCGACGCGCTCCGCGTCCGCCGCAGGGCCTTCGACGCGCGCACCCACCGCGCGCTCGACTCGCTCCACCGCCGGGAGGCCTCCATCGACGCCTCCGTCTCGCGCGCGCTCGACCACCTCCACTCcatctccgcctccgcctccgccgccgccgccgcttccTCCAAGGCCCCCGCCACCTCCGACTCCGACTCCGAGGGCCTCGCCGAGagcctgcgcgcgctgtgcgcgcggaTGGACTCCGCCGCGTTCCTGGGCTTCGTGGTGGCCCGCCGCAAGGAGGCGGACGCGCTGCGGGCCGAGATGCCGCCGGCGCTCAAGCTCTGCGTGGATCCGGCCAAGTTCGTCATGGACGCCGTCGCCGACGTCTTCCCCGTCGACCGCCGCGAGGTCCGGAACCCCGCCGACCTGGCCTGGGCCTGCGTGCTCATCCTCGAGGCCGCCGTGCCCGCGCTCGCCGACACGGACCCGGACATCGGCCCCGCGCGCCCGCTCGTGCCGCGGGCCGCGCGCGACCGCGCGCGGGGCATGGCCAGGGACTGGAAGGAGGCCGCCGAGAAGAAGGGGGGCGTCGAGGGCGCCAAGCCGCCCGACGCGCACGCCTTCCTGCAGCTCGTCGCCACGTTTGCCGTCGCCGAGAGGGAGGACAGGCCGCTGTACCGCAGGATTGTCGTCAGCTTCTCCTGGCGCCGCCAGATGCCACGCCTCGCGCTCACCCTCGGACTCGAGGAACAAATGGCCG ATATCATTGAGGAACTAATTGCTAAGAGGCAGCAGCTTGATGCTGTAAATTTCGCTTATGAGGCTGGGCTTCAGGAGAAGTTCCCACCAGTTCCTCTTTTGAAGTCCTACCTGGAAGACTCTAAGAAGACATCAACCGCTGCTTCAGATAATTCAAGCACTAGCAGCGGCCAATCAGGG AGCAATGTGAACAAGAAAGAACAGTCTGCACTGCGAGCTGTCATCAAGTGTGTTGAGGATCGTAAACTAGAAGCTGAGTTTCCACTGGAGGGTCTTCGGAAGCAACTTGAAGAACTAGAGAAAGCCAAGACCGAGAAGAAGAAGGCAGCATCAAGCGCTACCAGTGGCGGCAGCGGCGGCCCTGCAACCAAGCGCATCCGTGCGAGCACTGGAGGCCCAATGCCTCCTGCCAAGGCAGGTCGTCTCACTAACAATGCTTGCGTGTCTTCTCTCCCAGCTCCCACCACATTGACCCAGTCTCCCTCCCACGCGTCATACGCCAACACCTCCCCGTCCCGCACCTCATACGCCAATACCTCCCCATCCCACGCCTCATACGCCACAGTCTCCCCAACCCATGCATCATACGCCACACCCTCCCCTCCCCATGCATCATACGCCACAGCCTCCCCTTACCCTTACGACAGGCCGGTTGGACACGGCGTGTACTGCACCCGGAGCCCGCCGGTGATCAGGGAGCCATATGTTTACCCAGCTGAGGAGGTAGCCACCGTCAACGTCGGCATTCCCATGGCCTACTCCACCCCGCCCATGAGCTACCCTGCTGCCCCCTACGGCGGCTATGGCAACGGGATGCCAGCTTACACCAATGGAATGGCTCCTGCCTTCCACCAGGCTTACTACCGGTAG